Genomic segment of Deltaproteobacteria bacterium:
TGCGAGTGCAGGTAGCCTTCGACGTCGCTCAGCGGGTTGGTGTAGTAGCGCATTCGGTGTTGGACCAAGTCGTCGGATTGGAGTGCGAGATCGAAGGGCAAATCTCTTTGTAGGTAAGCGGCGATCTTGGCACTTTCTAGTGTGACCGGGTTGCGCGTGCCGAGCTCTTTCGCCAGCGTGTCGACGTAGCTGTCCAATTCTTTTTCGGGAACCACTTGCGAGACCAAGCCGATGCGCTCGGCTTCGATGCCGGTCAAATTTCTCCCGGTGAGCGAGATGAAGAACGCTTTTTTGAACGGAATCGCGCCGTGAAATAGCGACGGGGTGGCGGTGGCGCCGTAGCTGCCGCGGATCACTTCGGGCATGCCGAACATGGCGTTCTCGGCGCTGATCACTAGTTCGTGGCCGTTTATCAGAGCAAGCCCGCCACCCAAGCACCAGCCTCTAACTTTGGCAACTGTTACCTGCGGCATGCGGCGCATGATGTCGACGATCTCGGCGACGCCGGAGAGCTCGCGGTTGCGCCGGCGGTTGTTTTGGTTGCGCATATCGTAGAGATCGCGACCTGACGAGTAAGAGTCGCCGGCGCCGGTGGTGACGACGCATTTGATGTTCTCATTGCCGGCGATTTCGCGCAGCGAGCTGGCGACTTCTGCTAGTAGGGCGATGCTGAGTGCATTTTTTTTCTCTGGACGGCTGAGCGTCAGCGATGCTACGCCCGTCTTTTCGTCGATATCTACTTTGATGAATTTGGTTTGTGCCATGATTTTCTCCTTGGAAAGTATTTTTTAAATTTTTCGGTTATTCAGGTCGTTCAAAAGGTCCCGAGAGCTCAAGAGGGTTTCAACACAAGACAATGTCACCCCTATATCCCCTTTTCAAAGGCGGAAAGATGCAGGTTGACTCCGAGTTCCCCTCTTTGGAAAAGAGGGGTTAGGGGAGATTTCCGGGGTGCCGGTGGAGAGGCTCATGATTTTTCACATCCTCAGATAGATCAAAAGCATTTTCTTGCACGCGGGCCAATCCCCCCTCACCCGCTTTTTCAAAGGGGGGAACCCGGATCAACTTACGCTGCATCACTCTTTATCTGTCGATCAGGCCAACGACAAGCGGTAGAACGCTTTGGCGTTGTCGGCGAGAATGTTTTGCTTGGTCTTGTCGGAAATATCCTTGCGGTTAACCACCTGTGCGACGCTGTGTGGCCACTCCATGTCCCAGTGGGGATAATCGGACGCGTACATCATGCACTTGTCGCCAAATTGCTCGATCACCAGCGGTAACGC
This window contains:
- a CDS encoding enoyl-CoA hydratase/isomerase family protein is translated as MAQTKFIKVDIDEKTGVASLTLSRPEKKNALSIALLAEVASSLREIAGNENIKCVVTTGAGDSYSSGRDLYDMRNQNNRRRNRELSGVAEIVDIMRRMPQVTVAKVRGWCLGGGLALINGHELVISAENAMFGMPEVIRGSYGATATPSLFHGAIPFKKAFFISLTGRNLTGIEAERIGLVSQVVPEKELDSYVDTLAKELGTRNPVTLESAKIAAYLQRDLPFDLALQSDDLVQHRMRYYTNPLSDVEGYLHSQKGGGTVKYVKPEDRK